ATCGCCGCCGGCTCCGCGCTCGGCGCCACCGTCGCGAACGGCGCGCTGACCCGGCTGGTCGACCGCCTCCCGCAGCCCGGCGTCCGCCCCCGGGCCGGCGACGGCGACGGCGACGAGCCGGCGTCGGACCGCTGACCGCCGCACGGCCGCACCGATCCGCCCTCCCCGGCCTGGGCCGGAGAGGGCGGCGACGGGTCGTCCGGGGCCGGTCAGCCGCGCTCGGAGATGGCCTCGATCAGGTCACCCACCGGGCGTTCCGGCAGCGAGCGGGCCACGTCGGCGACGGCGACGATCCCGACGAGCTCGTGCCCGTCGATCACCGGCAGCCGGCGTACCTTGTGCTTGCCCATGGTCCGCAGGATCTCCGCCGCGTCGTCGTCCGCGCCGATGGTCACCGCCTCGCCCTGGGCCAGCTCGCCGGCGGTCACGCTGCCCGGGTCGCGGCCCTCGGCGAGCACCTTCACCACGATGTCGCGGTCGGTCAGC
The window above is part of the Micromonospora inositola genome. Proteins encoded here:
- a CDS encoding CBS domain-containing protein, coding for MPTAREIMTSDVTCVREQDDLRSAARRMAELGVGSLPICGDDNRLKGMLTDRDIVVKVLAEGRDPGSVTAGELAQGEAVTIGADDDAAEILRTMGKHKVRRLPVIDGHELVGIVAVADVARSLPERPVGDLIEAISERG